From Xylanibacter oryzae DSM 17970, a single genomic window includes:
- a CDS encoding glycoside hydrolase family 31 protein has product MKSAKILISTILLACTTSIATAADFIKNGNVVTVNINVNGNGAKLLRLQVVNDNIIRVEATAENQFPVKTSLIIVPQTAKPQFFVNEDRSVIKIKAKNVEADIDKLSGRITFFDSTGKLLLKEAVNGKTFKPYTVPQSNIGIGTLTDNQKKGWSWRALFESPSDEAFYGLGQHQSEEFNYKGKNEELFQYNTKVSVPFVMSNKNYGLLWDSYSLCRWGNPDDYEQLNHAFRLYDKNGNPGNLTGIYTAADGNQLLRGEDSLYFENSSVIGNLPKGFPLNGSNVVYEGYLEASQSSDYHFILYYAGYTKVYIGGKEVVPERWRTAWNPNAYKFVYHLDKGVKTQVRIEWQPDGGVSYCGLRVAKPMKDDEQNMLSIWSEMNRDMDYYFIAGNNMDQVISGYRTLTGKAPVYPKWALGFWQSRERYKTSEEVESTLSEFRKRHIPIDNIVQDWNYWKNDQWGSHQFDETRYPNPEAMLDSVHAMHGKFMISVWPKFYCNTENYKELDCNGWMYHQAVKDSIYDWLGYMGSFYDAYSAGARKMFWKQMNENMYKKYNCGIDSWWMDASEPNVRDCTPIGYRKALSGPTALGSSTEYFNAYSLVNADAIYNGQRSVQPNKRVFLLTRSGFAGEQRYSTATWSGDIGTRWEDMRAQMTAGLNYSMCGLPFWGMDQGGFCVENRYVAAQKLYDKTGIENDDLKEWRELQTRWNQFGCFIPLYRTHGQWPLRELWNIAPDDHPAYKSILYYDKLRYNLIPYLYSMTGWVNIKDYTMLRGLVMDFSNDANVNNIGNQWMFGPAFMACPVGYYKARNRNVYFPKQCGWYDLYTGRYISGGQNLIVDAPYERIPIFVREGSIIPFGPDMEWSDQKKPELINLYVYEGADADFLLYEDEGVNYNYEKGKYSTIDIKYIESNKTLTIGKRNGSFDGMLNKRRFNVVVVSKDRQKSLNLVNPDGKMIKYTGNKITIKL; this is encoded by the coding sequence ATGAAGAGCGCAAAAATACTAATTTCAACTATTCTGCTTGCTTGTACAACATCGATTGCAACCGCAGCTGATTTTATTAAGAATGGTAATGTGGTTACCGTAAATATTAACGTAAATGGAAATGGAGCAAAACTATTACGCTTGCAGGTCGTAAACGACAACATCATACGTGTAGAGGCTACAGCTGAAAACCAATTTCCAGTTAAAACCAGTCTTATAATAGTTCCACAAACAGCCAAACCGCAGTTCTTTGTTAACGAAGATCGTTCTGTTATCAAAATAAAGGCTAAAAATGTTGAAGCAGATATAGATAAACTTTCTGGTCGTATAACCTTCTTTGATAGTACAGGTAAATTGCTGCTTAAAGAAGCTGTTAACGGTAAAACTTTTAAACCGTATACTGTACCACAGTCTAATATCGGTATTGGCACTCTGACAGATAACCAAAAGAAGGGATGGTCATGGAGAGCTCTTTTTGAGAGTCCTTCTGATGAAGCCTTTTATGGACTTGGACAGCACCAGTCTGAAGAGTTTAATTACAAAGGAAAAAATGAGGAACTTTTTCAATATAACACAAAAGTATCTGTACCATTTGTAATGAGTAATAAGAACTACGGTCTTTTGTGGGATAGTTATTCTCTTTGCCGCTGGGGAAATCCTGATGATTATGAGCAACTCAACCACGCTTTCAGACTATATGACAAAAATGGAAATCCTGGTAATTTGACTGGTATATATACAGCAGCAGATGGCAACCAACTTTTAAGGGGTGAAGATTCTTTATATTTTGAGAATTCTTCAGTTATTGGAAATCTCCCAAAAGGGTTCCCCTTAAACGGATCTAACGTTGTTTATGAAGGTTATCTAGAAGCATCACAAAGTAGTGATTATCATTTCATTCTTTATTACGCAGGATATACAAAAGTCTATATTGGAGGAAAAGAAGTTGTTCCAGAACGTTGGCGTACAGCTTGGAATCCTAATGCATATAAGTTTGTCTACCATCTTGATAAAGGTGTTAAAACACAAGTCCGAATAGAGTGGCAACCTGATGGTGGGGTTTCTTATTGTGGATTGCGTGTAGCTAAACCAATGAAAGATGATGAACAGAATATGCTTTCAATATGGAGCGAAATGAATCGTGATATGGATTATTACTTTATTGCAGGTAATAACATGGATCAAGTAATAAGTGGCTATCGTACATTGACAGGTAAAGCCCCTGTATATCCAAAGTGGGCTCTCGGATTTTGGCAGAGTCGTGAACGATATAAAACATCTGAAGAAGTAGAAAGTACACTCTCTGAATTTCGTAAGCGTCATATACCAATTGACAATATAGTACAAGATTGGAATTATTGGAAGAATGATCAATGGGGTAGCCATCAGTTTGACGAAACGCGTTATCCCAATCCGGAGGCAATGCTAGATAGTGTGCATGCTATGCATGGAAAATTTATGATTTCGGTATGGCCTAAATTCTATTGTAATACAGAAAACTATAAAGAACTAGATTGTAATGGGTGGATGTATCACCAAGCTGTAAAGGATTCTATTTATGACTGGCTAGGATATATGGGTTCTTTTTATGATGCATATTCTGCAGGAGCCCGTAAAATGTTTTGGAAACAGATGAATGAGAATATGTATAAGAAATACAATTGTGGAATAGATTCATGGTGGATGGATGCCAGTGAACCCAATGTTCGTGACTGTACTCCTATTGGATACCGTAAGGCGCTTAGCGGTCCAACGGCTCTTGGTTCCAGTACTGAATATTTTAATGCCTATTCTCTTGTAAATGCTGATGCTATATATAACGGACAACGCTCTGTTCAACCTAACAAACGTGTATTCCTTCTTACTCGTAGCGGATTCGCAGGAGAGCAACGTTATAGTACAGCTACATGGAGTGGAGATATCGGAACACGTTGGGAGGATATGCGCGCTCAGATGACAGCCGGACTCAATTATTCTATGTGTGGTCTGCCTTTTTGGGGAATGGACCAAGGTGGATTCTGTGTTGAAAATAGATATGTTGCAGCACAAAAGTTATATGATAAGACAGGGATCGAAAATGATGACTTAAAAGAATGGCGTGAGTTGCAGACACGCTGGAATCAATTTGGATGTTTCATACCTCTTTATCGTACACATGGACAATGGCCATTACGTGAATTATGGAATATAGCACCTGATGATCATCCTGCATATAAGAGTATTCTTTATTATGACAAACTGCGTTATAATCTTATACCATACCTATATTCAATGACAGGTTGGGTTAACATTAAAGACTATACTATGTTACGTGGTTTGGTAATGGATTTCTCTAATGATGCAAATGTCAATAATATAGGCAACCAATGGATGTTTGGACCTGCTTTTATGGCCTGTCCGGTAGGATATTATAAAGCCCGTAATCGCAATGTTTACTTTCCTAAACAGTGTGGATGGTATGATTTGTACACAGGTCGTTATATCAGTGGAGGACAAAATCTAATAGTTGATGCCCCTTATGAACGTATACCTATATTTGTACGTGAAGGTTCTATTATTCCATTTGGTCCTGATATGGAATGGAGTGATCAGAAGAAGCCTGAACTTATAAATCTTTATGTATATGAAGGTGCGGATGCTGATTTTCTACTGTATGAAGATGAAGGTGTAAATTATAATTACGAGAAAGGAAAGTACTCTACTATAGATATCAAATATATAGAGAGTAATAAGACTCTTACAATAGGTAAACGTAATGGTTCTTTTGATGGAATGTTAAACAAACGAAGGTTCAATGTCGTTGTTGTTTCAAAAGATAGGCAAAAATCATTAAACCTTGTAAATCCTGATGGTAAGATGATTAAATATACGGGGAATAAGATAACTATAAAGCTATAG
- a CDS encoding glycoside hydrolase family 2 TIM barrel-domain containing protein — protein sequence MKKIFIFFIFICFFTSAEARQKQNFDADWSFVLADSVQMSSPQYNDGRWRKLNLPHDWSIEGDFNENNPSGAGGGALPGGVGWYRKHFEINEKDKSSRFYVHFDGVYMNSTVYINGHKLGNRPYGFSSFEYDITPFLKVNGENIIAVRVDNSKQPNCRWYSGSGIYRHVYLLKTNSLRISNWGTFVKTESVTDKKAILKVDVRLSNSIRKSVRVQVTNSLLGADGKTLAKSSQTVMVPGSSDKVLNQQTITLENPKLWYVDNPYTYKIKTDITDGHKQIDSYITTIGIRSFKFDVHTGFYLNGKPMKIKGVCNHHDLGCLGAAINEDALHRQLLMLKNMGCNSIRCSHNPPAPELLNMCDTMGFIVMDEAFDMWHRKKTQYDYSQYFDKWFERDLTDMVIRDRNHPSVFIWSIGNEVLEQWSDASSDTLSIEQANLILNFGHSSSTLSQNREMSVNSMLTKRLADIVKSLDDSRPVTAACNESSPNNHLFKSGALDLIGYNYHNQNAKDVPVNFPGKPFIFTESVSAFATRDYYQMPSDSVIKAPKQWWLPYTDPSFMCSSYDNCRASWGNLHEETWDLIKHTPFISGEYIWTGFDYIGEPTPYGFPARSSYFGIIDLAGFPKDIYYMYQSEWTNKQVLHLFPHWNWIPGQKIDMWCYYNNADEVELYINGISQGIRRKDTDHQYHVMWPVIFQPGNVTVVARKLGKEIGRQTINTAGAPDHIRLISDRSSLKADGKSLAFVTVEIVDKDGNVCPNADNQVFFTVQGSAKIAGVDNGNQTSMERFKANNRKAFFGKCLVVLQSTSTSGTIQLTAKSVDLKDGMITLTNK from the coding sequence ATGAAAAAGATATTTATTTTTTTTATATTCATCTGTTTCTTTACGAGTGCAGAAGCACGCCAAAAACAAAATTTTGATGCAGATTGGAGCTTTGTTTTGGCAGATAGTGTACAAATGTCTTCACCCCAATATAATGACGGCAGATGGCGAAAGTTGAATTTGCCACATGATTGGTCTATAGAGGGCGACTTCAATGAAAACAACCCTTCTGGTGCCGGAGGCGGTGCTTTACCCGGAGGTGTCGGATGGTATAGAAAGCATTTCGAGATAAATGAAAAAGATAAGTCTTCTCGTTTTTATGTTCATTTTGATGGCGTTTATATGAATTCAACCGTCTATATCAATGGTCATAAGCTTGGTAATAGACCTTACGGTTTCAGCTCTTTTGAATATGATATTACTCCTTTTCTTAAAGTCAATGGAGAGAATATTATTGCAGTTAGAGTAGATAACAGTAAGCAGCCTAATTGTCGTTGGTATAGTGGTAGTGGAATATATAGACATGTTTATCTGCTTAAAACCAATAGTTTACGTATATCCAATTGGGGAACATTCGTGAAAACAGAATCTGTGACAGATAAAAAAGCTATTCTAAAAGTTGATGTAAGATTGAGTAATAGTATTAGAAAGTCTGTTCGTGTACAAGTAACGAATTCATTGCTTGGCGCAGATGGAAAAACCCTTGCGAAGAGCTCTCAAACTGTAATGGTTCCTGGTTCTTCCGACAAGGTGTTGAATCAACAAACGATAACGCTCGAAAATCCTAAACTATGGTACGTTGATAATCCTTATACTTACAAAATAAAAACAGATATAACAGATGGTCATAAACAAATAGATTCATATATTACAACAATAGGCATACGTTCATTTAAGTTTGATGTTCATACCGGCTTTTATTTGAATGGCAAACCTATGAAAATAAAAGGCGTATGTAATCACCATGATTTAGGATGTCTTGGAGCTGCCATTAATGAAGATGCACTTCATAGACAATTGCTGATGCTTAAGAACATGGGATGTAATTCAATACGTTGTTCACATAATCCGCCTGCGCCAGAATTGCTTAATATGTGTGATACAATGGGATTTATAGTCATGGATGAGGCTTTTGATATGTGGCATAGAAAAAAGACACAATATGATTATTCTCAATATTTTGATAAATGGTTTGAACGAGATTTAACTGATATGGTTATCCGTGACCGTAACCATCCTTCAGTATTTATTTGGAGTATAGGAAATGAAGTACTTGAGCAATGGTCTGATGCTAGTTCAGATACATTGAGTATAGAACAGGCTAATCTTATACTTAATTTTGGTCATTCATCATCAACGCTCTCTCAAAATAGAGAAATGAGTGTCAATTCAATGCTTACTAAACGGTTGGCTGATATAGTAAAAAGTCTTGATGATTCTCGTCCGGTTACGGCAGCATGTAATGAATCAAGTCCCAATAATCATCTTTTCAAGAGTGGGGCATTGGATTTAATAGGATACAACTATCATAATCAGAATGCAAAAGATGTTCCTGTCAACTTTCCTGGCAAACCTTTTATTTTCACTGAATCAGTTTCTGCTTTTGCTACAAGAGATTACTATCAGATGCCGAGTGATTCGGTCATAAAAGCGCCAAAACAATGGTGGCTTCCTTATACGGATCCATCTTTTATGTGTAGCAGCTATGATAATTGTCGTGCTTCATGGGGAAATCTTCATGAAGAAACATGGGACTTAATAAAGCATACTCCATTTATAAGTGGAGAATATATATGGACCGGATTTGACTATATTGGTGAGCCAACACCGTATGGATTTCCTGCACGTAGCAGTTATTTTGGAATAATAGATTTGGCAGGTTTTCCTAAAGATATATATTATATGTATCAGAGTGAATGGACCAACAAACAAGTTTTGCATTTGTTCCCTCATTGGAATTGGATTCCGGGTCAGAAAATAGATATGTGGTGTTATTATAATAATGCAGATGAAGTTGAATTATATATAAATGGAATATCACAAGGCATACGCCGAAAAGATACAGATCATCAATATCATGTAATGTGGCCAGTCATATTCCAACCTGGCAACGTTACAGTTGTGGCACGAAAATTAGGAAAGGAAATCGGTCGTCAGACTATAAATACAGCAGGTGCTCCTGATCATATACGTCTTATAAGCGACCGAAGTTCATTGAAAGCTGATGGTAAAAGTTTAGCTTTTGTTACAGTAGAGATTGTAGATAAAGATGGTAATGTTTGTCCTAATGCCGACAATCAAGTATTCTTTACTGTACAAGGTTCTGCAAAAATAGCAGGAGTTGATAACGGAAACCAAACATCAATGGAAAGATTTAAGGCGAATAATCGTAAAGCCTTTTTTGGAAAATGTCTTGTTGTTTTACAGTCTACTAGTACTTCAGGCACGATACAACTAACAGCTAAAAGCGTAGATCTTAAGGATGGGATGATAACATTAACTAACAAATAA
- a CDS encoding glycoside hydrolase family 3 C-terminal domain-containing protein, which translates to MKKLTLLAFALMSAFTASKAQKAVYLDAKAPLEQRVQDALSRMTTHEKILILHAQSKFTTPGVPRLGIRELHYSDGPHGVRAEVDWNSWNVANWNNDSIVAFPSLTCLASTWNTDISHLYGNAVSEEFAFRNKDVMLGPGTTIARVPLNGRNFEYMGEDPYLAGEMATPYIQSAQKNGVACCLKHFFLNNQEIDRFAVNVNVDERAINEIYLPAFKKCVQKGGLWTIMGSYPLWNNVHCCQNDSLLNKILKKQWGFDGAVVSDWGGVTDTWQAATGGMDIEMGSYTNGKTKESKFGYNNYYLADPFEELINEGRIPMSVLNDKASRVLRTIFRTSMNPDKVIGSQCSEAHYEACKQIGEEGVVLLKNSNILPIVKGKYKHILIVGENATRSLTEGGGSSELKTKFDISPLQGLKAIYGDNIEFAKGYYSGRALYDRVDPLSADTLALLRNEALAKARKADLIIYIGGMNKNTNQDCEDGDRLDYNLSYGQNQLIADLAKIQKNIVVVTFGGNAYATPWVSNVKALVHCWYLGSMAGETLADIISGKTNPSGKLPVTFAVNQKDYPCFQFGKESYPGVNKQVYYKEGIFVGYRWFDTKNVKPRFPFGYGLSYTTFKYGKPSLSSAEISNDGKITLTTTVTNTGKRFGKEIVELYIGQEKCSEERPLKELKGFKKISLNPGETKTVTFDITPEDLQFFSAKKHSWTVEPGKFKAYVCASETDIRGISEFSFK; encoded by the coding sequence ATGAAGAAATTAACATTATTAGCATTCGCACTTATGTCTGCGTTTACTGCATCTAAAGCTCAAAAAGCTGTTTATCTAGATGCAAAAGCACCATTAGAGCAGAGAGTTCAAGATGCATTGTCTAGAATGACAACACACGAGAAAATCCTTATTTTACATGCTCAGAGCAAGTTTACAACCCCAGGTGTTCCTCGCTTAGGAATTCGTGAGTTGCATTATAGTGATGGCCCTCACGGAGTACGTGCCGAAGTTGATTGGAATTCATGGAATGTCGCTAATTGGAATAACGATTCCATAGTTGCGTTTCCATCATTGACATGTCTTGCTTCAACATGGAATACAGATATCAGTCATCTCTATGGTAATGCAGTAAGTGAAGAATTCGCTTTTCGCAATAAAGATGTAATGTTAGGTCCCGGTACTACAATAGCACGTGTACCATTAAATGGCCGTAACTTTGAATATATGGGTGAAGATCCATATTTGGCTGGAGAGATGGCAACACCTTATATACAGAGTGCTCAGAAAAATGGTGTAGCCTGTTGTCTTAAACACTTCTTTTTGAATAATCAAGAGATAGATAGATTTGCTGTAAATGTCAATGTAGATGAGCGTGCCATAAACGAGATATATCTACCCGCATTTAAAAAATGTGTGCAGAAAGGTGGATTATGGACTATAATGGGATCATACCCACTTTGGAATAATGTACATTGTTGTCAGAATGATTCATTACTTAATAAGATATTAAAAAAGCAATGGGGTTTTGATGGTGCTGTAGTTAGTGACTGGGGTGGCGTAACTGATACATGGCAGGCTGCAACAGGAGGAATGGACATTGAGATGGGATCATATACAAATGGTAAAACAAAAGAGTCAAAATTTGGATATAATAATTATTATCTTGCTGACCCATTCGAAGAGCTAATCAATGAAGGTCGCATACCGATGAGTGTTCTCAATGATAAGGCTTCAAGAGTATTAAGAACAATATTCCGTACATCTATGAATCCTGATAAAGTTATCGGTTCTCAATGTTCAGAAGCTCATTATGAAGCATGTAAACAGATTGGAGAGGAAGGCGTTGTTTTATTAAAGAATAGCAATATACTTCCGATTGTCAAAGGTAAATATAAACACATACTTATAGTTGGAGAAAATGCAACTCGCAGTCTTACCGAAGGTGGAGGATCTTCAGAGCTTAAAACCAAATTTGATATATCTCCATTACAAGGATTAAAGGCTATATATGGAGACAATATAGAATTTGCAAAAGGATATTACTCAGGCCGTGCTCTTTATGACAGAGTCGATCCTTTATCTGCAGATACTTTGGCCTTGCTACGTAACGAGGCTTTAGCAAAAGCACGTAAAGCGGATCTTATAATATATATTGGTGGTATGAATAAAAATACCAATCAAGATTGTGAAGACGGTGATCGTCTTGACTATAATCTTTCATATGGTCAGAATCAACTCATTGCTGATCTTGCGAAGATTCAGAAAAATATTGTAGTAGTTACATTTGGTGGAAACGCTTATGCTACACCTTGGGTCAGTAATGTTAAGGCTCTCGTGCACTGTTGGTACCTAGGTTCAATGGCTGGTGAAACTCTTGCAGATATAATTTCAGGTAAGACAAATCCCAGTGGTAAATTACCTGTAACGTTTGCTGTTAATCAGAAAGATTATCCATGTTTTCAGTTTGGTAAAGAGTCATATCCTGGAGTTAACAAACAGGTATATTATAAAGAAGGTATTTTTGTAGGTTACCGATGGTTTGATACTAAAAATGTAAAACCACGTTTCCCATTTGGATATGGACTTAGTTACACGACATTCAAGTATGGAAAACCTTCACTTTCATCTGCCGAGATATCCAATGATGGTAAGATAACATTGACCACAACGGTTACTAATACAGGAAAACGATTTGGAAAAGAAATCGTAGAGTTGTATATCGGACAAGAAAAATGTAGTGAGGAACGTCCTTTGAAAGAACTTAAGGGATTTAAGAAAATATCATTAAATCCTGGTGAGACAAAAACTGTTACATTTGATATTACTCCAGAAGATCTGCAGTTTTTCAGTGCAAAAAAGCATTCATGGACAGTTGAACCGGGTAAATTCAAAGCTTATGTTTGTGCATCTGAAACAGATATAAGAGGTATTTCTGAATTCAGTTTTAAATAA